The proteins below come from a single Caulobacter segnis ATCC 21756 genomic window:
- a CDS encoding lasso peptide biosynthesis protein produces the protein MGEAEARRLAHRFRRAIEDGAPLKRDIIFERFPYGSCGDAALLLGRFLREQGAVDVRYVLGTRKLGDSWSSHAWLNVDGLTVDITADQFEDMEEAVIVAVASPWHERIFELDEDEQPGDYRAYDDHTVSRLNGLYARLLRAMIVEPPPPTHRQA, from the coding sequence TTGGGCGAAGCGGAAGCCAGGCGGCTCGCGCACAGGTTCCGACGCGCCATCGAAGATGGCGCGCCGCTCAAGCGCGACATTATCTTCGAGCGCTTTCCGTACGGCAGTTGCGGGGACGCGGCGTTGCTGCTCGGGCGCTTCCTCCGCGAGCAGGGGGCCGTCGATGTTCGCTATGTCCTGGGAACCCGAAAGCTCGGCGACAGCTGGTCGTCGCATGCTTGGCTCAACGTCGATGGCCTGACGGTCGATATTACGGCCGACCAGTTCGAAGACATGGAGGAGGCGGTCATCGTCGCAGTGGCGTCGCCATGGCACGAGCGCATCTTTGAGCTCGATGAGGACGAGCAGCCGGGAGACTATCGGGCGTACGACGACCATACGGTGTCGCGCCTGAACGGCCTTTATGCTCGTCTCCTCCGCGCCATGATTGTCGAGCCGCCCCCGCCGACGCACCGGCAGGCGTAA
- a CDS encoding Shedu immune nuclease family protein: MASLRPSVFNSRERSDGGPFLLIEPVEQEEGFSIDVAFTDTPADQRQGEFPVARLLNVSPDLLRIWPLNVRQGRSDYLTPKYGSLESIVVAAKVDRPWSRPETVDDVIELLEGLPDGFAKDFRFGLGLLWEYRSICEGIAEQKLASMLIVHGGDEVTLTPPTFVLGVRRFHELRRQINRISARHQRDARQDKAHLAYQELLHAADPAQFPRRAVALRPDTLSEATRGGRDTMVLSRRDRSAAVRLVRSNIEALAESETSALLSLKSEIEQVTLKQLIDLLAGMLEKNLSEARWQSFLEQNPFILSLAFPAPVLVVQERAYVGGKRLNDRGGRIADFLCASASTGNLAVVEIKKPNSDLVANSAYRGDDVFGAASELSAAIAQALDQRLQLQLTWPALKEAAERADIHGFAIRCILIIGRTPEGRGQRRSFELYRQAMSEVTIVTFDELLSRLREIYGALAENK, encoded by the coding sequence ATGGCTTCCTTGCGCCCCTCGGTTTTTAATTCGCGCGAACGCTCAGACGGCGGACCCTTCCTGCTCATCGAGCCGGTTGAGCAGGAAGAAGGCTTCAGCATCGATGTGGCGTTTACCGATACCCCCGCCGACCAGCGACAGGGCGAATTCCCGGTCGCGAGATTACTCAACGTCTCACCCGACCTGCTACGTATCTGGCCGCTGAACGTCCGGCAGGGCCGCTCAGACTACCTGACGCCCAAATACGGCAGCCTCGAAAGCATTGTCGTCGCCGCCAAGGTCGATAGGCCTTGGTCGCGTCCCGAGACCGTCGACGACGTCATCGAACTTCTGGAAGGGCTCCCCGACGGGTTCGCGAAAGACTTTCGGTTCGGTCTTGGCCTTCTCTGGGAGTATCGCTCGATCTGCGAGGGGATCGCCGAACAGAAGCTTGCCTCGATGCTTATTGTGCATGGCGGCGACGAGGTGACGCTGACGCCGCCAACCTTCGTGCTGGGCGTCAGGCGATTCCATGAGCTGCGTAGGCAGATCAACCGGATCAGCGCCCGGCATCAGCGCGACGCCAGGCAAGACAAGGCCCATCTCGCCTATCAAGAGCTGCTCCACGCAGCCGACCCTGCCCAATTTCCACGGCGCGCCGTGGCGCTTCGCCCCGACACCCTGTCGGAAGCGACCCGAGGAGGCCGCGACACCATGGTGCTGTCGCGGCGGGACAGGAGCGCGGCCGTCAGACTCGTGCGCTCCAACATTGAGGCCTTGGCCGAGTCGGAAACAAGCGCCTTGCTATCGCTCAAAAGCGAGATTGAGCAGGTGACGCTAAAACAGCTCATCGATCTGCTGGCAGGCATGTTGGAGAAGAATCTGTCCGAAGCCCGTTGGCAGTCATTCCTCGAGCAGAACCCGTTCATTCTGAGTCTGGCTTTCCCGGCGCCCGTACTTGTCGTCCAGGAGAGGGCTTATGTCGGTGGGAAGCGCCTGAATGATCGTGGCGGACGCATAGCCGATTTTCTCTGCGCGTCTGCGTCAACCGGCAATCTCGCCGTTGTGGAGATCAAGAAACCGAACTCCGATCTTGTCGCCAACAGCGCGTATCGCGGCGACGACGTGTTTGGCGCCGCTAGCGAGCTAAGCGCGGCGATCGCGCAAGCGCTCGATCAACGACTGCAGCTCCAGTTAACATGGCCTGCCCTGAAGGAAGCCGCAGAGCGCGCCGATATCCACGGTTTTGCGATCCGCTGCATCCTCATCATCGGCAGAACACCAGAAGGGCGTGGCCAACGTCGATCGTTCGAACTCTATCGCCAAGCGATGAGCGAAGTGACCATCGTGACCTTTGATGAGTTGCTCTCGCGACTTCGAGAGATCTACGGAGCGCTCGCCGAGAACAAATGA
- a CDS encoding argonaute/piwi family protein yields the protein MNAPAKTTKLAPFTLLDEPRLAFSPSEDHTHVHPLRGLLDFGPFSQGSFGGYTPSLRIATVGPNSTFRQRGELMRLLIAPQTPTDRAEYVPAYPGFEAVFRAGLKSAPAEAHVKWPDYLEQLPGDGPATARLLQAMDSALQRLNLVRDQFDVVLVHLPESWSLATRAPLFDGHDALKALGAKYGIPTQVLNDRAFTFKHKASLAWRLATALYVKAGGTPWKLAPLQGVPADTAYIGLAYALRGDQKDAHYVTCCSQVFDMDGGGMQFVAFEARDPVTDLQEARRNPYLSRDDMRAVLARSLSLYQGRNGGQLPRRMVIHKTTAFKDSEIEGAFDALAGVPEVECIEVGAASCWRGVWLIPTDRQTPRSRPSGYPVPRGTMVVRSGNSALVWVAGNAPLVSTSGDYYQGKKSIPKPLQLVRHAGSGPLELIAHEALALTKMDWNNDALYDPVPVSIRYSQRLARTIANVPDLPRNVYPYRLFM from the coding sequence ATGAACGCTCCTGCCAAGACAACGAAGCTTGCGCCCTTCACGCTACTGGATGAGCCTCGGCTCGCGTTTTCTCCTTCCGAAGACCATACCCATGTCCACCCCCTACGGGGCCTGCTCGATTTTGGTCCTTTTTCTCAGGGCTCGTTCGGCGGCTACACCCCCAGCCTGCGCATAGCGACGGTCGGGCCAAACAGCACATTCAGACAGCGCGGCGAGCTGATGCGGCTGCTGATCGCCCCGCAGACTCCAACCGATCGGGCCGAATACGTCCCGGCCTACCCCGGCTTCGAGGCCGTTTTCCGGGCAGGCCTCAAGTCGGCGCCGGCCGAGGCGCACGTCAAGTGGCCCGACTATCTGGAACAACTCCCCGGCGACGGCCCCGCGACGGCTCGGCTCCTGCAGGCCATGGACAGCGCGCTTCAGAGGCTGAACCTCGTCCGCGACCAGTTCGATGTGGTGCTCGTCCACCTTCCCGAAAGCTGGAGCTTGGCCACCCGCGCGCCGCTGTTCGACGGGCACGATGCGCTGAAGGCCCTGGGTGCCAAATACGGCATTCCAACCCAGGTGCTGAATGATCGCGCCTTCACCTTCAAGCACAAGGCTTCGCTGGCCTGGAGACTGGCGACGGCGCTCTACGTCAAGGCGGGCGGTACGCCCTGGAAGCTCGCGCCGCTTCAAGGCGTTCCGGCCGATACCGCCTATATCGGCCTGGCCTACGCCCTGCGGGGCGATCAGAAGGACGCCCACTACGTAACCTGCTGCTCGCAGGTCTTCGACATGGATGGCGGCGGCATGCAGTTCGTGGCTTTCGAGGCGCGCGATCCTGTCACCGACCTCCAAGAAGCTCGAAGAAATCCATACCTCAGCCGCGACGACATGCGCGCCGTGCTCGCGCGGAGCTTGTCGCTCTACCAAGGCCGCAATGGGGGTCAGCTTCCAAGACGCATGGTCATTCACAAGACGACCGCCTTCAAAGATAGCGAAATCGAAGGCGCGTTCGACGCTCTGGCCGGGGTGCCCGAGGTGGAGTGCATCGAGGTCGGTGCCGCCTCGTGCTGGCGGGGCGTTTGGCTGATCCCAACTGACCGGCAGACCCCCCGAAGCCGGCCATCAGGCTACCCCGTGCCGCGCGGGACGATGGTCGTGCGGTCGGGCAATTCGGCGCTGGTCTGGGTTGCGGGGAATGCCCCGCTCGTGTCGACAAGCGGTGACTACTACCAAGGCAAGAAGAGCATCCCCAAACCGCTTCAGTTAGTCCGTCATGCCGGGAGCGGCCCCCTCGAATTGATTGCGCACGAGGCCCTGGCTCTGACAAAGATGGATTGGAACAACGATGCGCTCTACGATCCTGTCCCTGTGAGTATTCGCTACTCGCAGAGACTGGCCAGGACCATCGCCAATGTTCCTGACCTGCCCAGAAACGTCTATCCCTATCGCCTGTTCATGTAG
- a CDS encoding SIR2 family protein, whose translation MAWFLGAGASAASGIPTGYAMIRDFKAQIFCRENKLAQREIDTADPIWIERIDGYFRRTALLPPDGDPTEYAAAFEAVYPNPKHRRQYIADAIAKGVPCFGHKVLGSLIAARKVDCVFTTNFDPLVENAALSASNALPHKDQVQPNVAAIDSADRAQRCLEESDWPLIAKLHGDYQSTSIKNTGAELEVQDARMRHVLVEAGKRFGMIFVGYSGRDASVMEALNEVLDGAAPFPNGLYWLTGSPSRLLPAVTAFLVRAKERGVDVAIVECSTFDELAADVLRTTDLPEPLLEQVMAARPTPRLAPVALPTAEARTLPVLRYSALLVEDMPRFARRIRLATPTTSPDVREMLRAAKCRATAAANGKELAVFGRDQEILEALAPLGAQLAGEIELDPIQDSWAKGLLYDTLVRGLARRRPLIPRLKRSGHSLVVAGPREGDDAERTRRNAQTLAKLREAYGAPLTGTVPGLGFPFQEGVFLKLEPMDDRWWCGFEPYTFVDIPRPETPEDGHSESRGGEADPLGSRPHYRGDPAGDWRRERWATRYNKHWAGIIDAWANLLVPPWDQPVRAFDIEEGAGLDGVFQIAPKTGWSRPGHHHTYFDRRK comes from the coding sequence TTGGCCTGGTTCCTCGGCGCTGGAGCATCGGCCGCGTCCGGTATTCCGACCGGCTACGCCATGATCCGTGACTTCAAGGCTCAGATCTTTTGCCGTGAGAACAAGCTCGCCCAGCGGGAAATCGATACGGCCGACCCGATCTGGATAGAGCGCATCGACGGTTATTTTCGGCGCACGGCCCTACTACCTCCCGACGGAGATCCCACCGAGTACGCCGCGGCTTTCGAGGCAGTCTACCCCAACCCTAAGCATCGTCGCCAATATATCGCCGACGCCATCGCCAAGGGCGTTCCCTGCTTTGGACACAAGGTGCTCGGCAGCCTGATCGCGGCGCGCAAGGTCGACTGCGTTTTCACGACCAACTTTGATCCGCTTGTCGAAAACGCCGCCCTCTCGGCGAGCAACGCCCTGCCCCACAAGGATCAGGTCCAACCCAACGTCGCGGCCATCGACTCGGCCGACCGCGCGCAGCGGTGCCTTGAGGAATCCGACTGGCCGCTGATCGCAAAGCTTCACGGTGATTACCAGTCGACCTCGATCAAAAACACCGGTGCCGAGCTAGAGGTGCAGGACGCCCGCATGCGGCACGTGCTGGTCGAGGCTGGCAAGCGGTTTGGGATGATCTTCGTTGGCTACAGCGGCCGCGACGCTTCGGTCATGGAGGCGCTGAACGAAGTTCTCGACGGCGCAGCGCCCTTCCCCAATGGCCTCTATTGGCTCACAGGCTCGCCATCGCGTTTACTGCCAGCAGTAACGGCGTTCCTGGTTCGGGCCAAGGAACGCGGCGTCGATGTGGCAATCGTCGAATGTTCGACCTTCGATGAACTAGCCGCTGACGTCCTTCGCACGACTGACCTTCCAGAGCCGTTGCTCGAACAGGTAATGGCCGCGCGCCCGACGCCCCGCTTGGCGCCCGTCGCCTTGCCAACCGCCGAAGCGCGGACGTTGCCCGTCCTCCGATATTCGGCGCTTCTCGTCGAGGACATGCCCCGATTTGCGCGACGCATCAGGCTCGCCACGCCCACCACGTCGCCCGACGTCAGGGAAATGCTTCGGGCGGCCAAGTGCAGAGCCACGGCGGCTGCGAATGGTAAGGAACTGGCCGTGTTCGGCCGCGACCAGGAAATCCTGGAAGCCCTCGCCCCGCTCGGCGCGCAGCTGGCCGGCGAGATCGAACTCGACCCGATCCAAGATAGTTGGGCCAAAGGCCTGCTCTACGACACCCTGGTCAGGGGCTTGGCGCGGCGCCGCCCCCTCATCCCCCGCCTTAAGCGTTCTGGTCATTCCCTGGTCGTCGCCGGACCACGAGAAGGCGATGACGCAGAGCGAACCCGCCGAAACGCCCAGACTCTGGCGAAGCTTCGCGAGGCCTATGGCGCGCCTCTGACAGGTACGGTTCCGGGCCTTGGATTTCCCTTTCAGGAAGGTGTGTTCCTGAAGCTGGAGCCCATGGATGATCGTTGGTGGTGCGGCTTTGAGCCCTACACCTTCGTCGACATCCCCAGGCCAGAAACGCCTGAGGACGGCCATTCGGAGTCTAGAGGCGGCGAGGCCGATCCTCTCGGTTCGCGACCGCATTATCGGGGTGATCCGGCCGGTGATTGGCGGCGCGAACGATGGGCGACGCGCTACAACAAGCATTGGGCGGGGATCATCGACGCTTGGGCGAACCTTCTGGTCCCGCCGTGGGACCAGCCTGTTAGGGCATTTGACATCGAGGAGGGCGCCGGCCTGGACGGGGTATTTCAGATCGCCCCCAAAACGGGCTGGAGCCGTCCAGGGCATCATCACACCTATTTCGACAGGAGGAAGTGA
- a CDS encoding 7-cyano-7-deazaguanine synthase: MKPLAFSAAAETAILVDALEEGRSPRDGALTAVIGRNLKLSIAGLKSYFYADWQPVLVDLLVVAAAAEYCDVVAHRPAWGWARAFDVRVAVHDPARWNAPIVREALQDALGFLTGDKWAFSFAARVEPVPQVRQMLDLGHPAKTIIPYSNGLDSLAVAALTSEARPSDLVRVRLGAAFADQKSHNKRRQAFASVPYEVRVAKGRRKESSARSRGFKFAVITGIAAVLAKADKIVVTESGQGALGPVLTVSGQAYPDYRVHPAFTMRVERLFATLLGHSAHYDFPRLWSTKGETIAEAARATPQPWAETRSCWQQSRQVGMGGKQRQCGVCAACMLRRMSLHAAGVVEPADAYVWENLGASDFRSGAAPGFKLVTPALEQYAIAGVLHLDHLAALPDSPLHRRLIRRSAREVADALGETLQDTEMKLLSMLERHRNEWRNFLTQLGPDSFVTKLSSVVP; encoded by the coding sequence ATGAAACCCCTGGCCTTCTCCGCCGCCGCCGAGACCGCCATCCTTGTCGACGCCTTGGAAGAGGGGCGGTCGCCCCGCGATGGCGCGCTAACTGCGGTTATCGGCCGAAATCTGAAACTGTCGATTGCCGGTTTGAAGAGCTACTTCTACGCGGACTGGCAGCCGGTGCTAGTGGATCTTCTGGTCGTCGCGGCGGCGGCGGAATATTGCGACGTCGTCGCCCATCGGCCCGCCTGGGGGTGGGCCCGGGCTTTCGATGTTCGAGTGGCGGTTCACGATCCCGCGCGATGGAATGCGCCCATTGTTCGAGAGGCGCTGCAGGACGCACTCGGATTCTTGACCGGCGACAAATGGGCTTTCAGCTTCGCCGCGCGCGTTGAACCTGTCCCACAGGTTCGCCAAATGCTCGACCTAGGCCATCCGGCCAAAACGATCATTCCCTACAGCAATGGCCTGGACTCCCTGGCGGTCGCGGCGTTGACCAGCGAAGCCCGACCTAGTGACCTTGTGAGGGTCCGGCTGGGCGCCGCCTTCGCTGACCAGAAGTCGCACAACAAACGGAGACAAGCCTTCGCATCCGTGCCCTACGAGGTGCGGGTGGCCAAGGGGCGGCGCAAGGAGTCCTCGGCGCGATCGCGTGGCTTCAAGTTCGCGGTGATCACAGGAATCGCCGCTGTCCTCGCGAAGGCCGACAAAATTGTCGTCACCGAAAGCGGGCAAGGTGCCTTAGGGCCGGTTCTAACCGTGAGCGGGCAGGCCTACCCCGACTATCGGGTCCATCCAGCGTTCACCATGCGCGTGGAGCGCCTGTTCGCCACTCTCCTGGGCCACAGCGCGCACTACGACTTTCCCCGGCTATGGAGCACCAAGGGCGAGACGATCGCCGAGGCGGCGCGTGCGACGCCCCAGCCCTGGGCGGAGACACGCTCTTGCTGGCAGCAGTCGCGCCAAGTCGGGATGGGCGGCAAGCAGCGCCAGTGCGGCGTCTGCGCTGCTTGCATGCTGCGTCGCATGAGCTTGCATGCGGCGGGCGTGGTCGAACCAGCCGACGCCTATGTCTGGGAAAATCTTGGCGCCAGCGACTTTCGGTCAGGGGCCGCACCGGGATTTAAGCTGGTCACGCCGGCGCTGGAGCAGTACGCGATCGCGGGTGTTCTCCACCTGGATCACCTTGCGGCCTTACCCGACTCCCCGCTGCACCGACGACTGATCCGGCGGTCCGCCCGCGAAGTCGCCGATGCGCTCGGAGAGACCCTTCAAGACACTGAGATGAAGTTGCTTAGCATGCTGGAACGCCACCGGAACGAATGGCGAAATTTCCTGACCCAATTGGGTCCCGACTCCTTCGTGACCAAGCTTTCCTCCGTCGTACCATGA
- a CDS encoding helix-turn-helix domain-containing protein — MSVGSDLIGAVELGERLRLAREASKTTQAAAATALEVARTTLVAMEQGQRRPKIDELQRLAALYGVSLNGLLRREAVQIDLRPRFRRAGEQDTQVEAAAGLLTSLVQAEVELENLLGVQRSRNDPPERPLLPGDVVRQAEQDAFELRQWLGLGLAPVHDMVALLELQLGARVFVRPLPAKISGLYAFDEASGACILLNASHRRDRRAQTAAHELGHFISTRRAPDALHDGSPESSREERYANAFGRAFMTPARAVAARFQDITAGAKTLTRRHVILLAHTFGVSREALVRRLEELHLAKVGTWDWFVENGNITDEQARAVLGDAPLEDPDRLNANRLVSIRLNALASEAWRRGLLSEGQIARLLQLDRAEVRELIDEYEAVQGLDSAPARRLV; from the coding sequence ATGAGCGTGGGATCTGATCTGATTGGCGCCGTCGAACTGGGCGAGCGCCTGCGCCTGGCGCGCGAAGCCAGCAAGACGACTCAGGCGGCGGCGGCCACCGCGCTGGAGGTGGCGCGCACTACCCTCGTTGCAATGGAACAGGGGCAGAGGCGCCCAAAGATTGACGAGTTACAACGCCTGGCGGCGCTCTACGGTGTATCGCTCAATGGCTTGCTGCGCCGCGAAGCTGTCCAGATCGATCTGCGCCCGCGTTTCCGCAGAGCAGGAGAGCAAGATACGCAGGTTGAAGCGGCGGCAGGTCTGCTGACCAGTCTGGTGCAGGCCGAGGTCGAGCTGGAAAATCTGCTGGGAGTGCAAAGATCCCGCAACGATCCGCCCGAAAGACCCTTGCTGCCCGGTGATGTCGTCCGTCAGGCCGAGCAAGACGCCTTCGAACTCCGCCAATGGCTGGGGCTAGGCTTAGCTCCAGTTCATGACATGGTCGCCCTGCTTGAGCTGCAACTGGGCGCGCGGGTCTTTGTTCGCCCCTTGCCGGCCAAGATTTCGGGCCTCTACGCTTTCGACGAGGCCTCTGGTGCCTGCATCCTGCTCAACGCTTCGCATCGCCGCGACCGTCGAGCGCAGACCGCCGCTCATGAGCTTGGACACTTCATTTCAACCCGCCGGGCACCTGATGCACTGCACGATGGTTCACCGGAATCCAGCCGGGAAGAGCGCTACGCCAACGCCTTTGGCCGCGCCTTCATGACGCCGGCTCGCGCTGTCGCGGCCAGGTTCCAGGACATCACGGCCGGCGCCAAGACCTTGACCCGCCGGCACGTCATCTTGCTGGCCCACACCTTTGGCGTCTCGCGCGAAGCTCTTGTCCGACGTCTGGAAGAACTCCATCTTGCTAAGGTTGGGACGTGGGACTGGTTCGTGGAAAACGGGAATATCACCGACGAGCAGGCTCGCGCCGTACTCGGTGATGCGCCGCTCGAGGACCCGGATCGTCTCAACGCCAATCGCCTGGTTTCCATTCGCCTCAACGCGCTGGCCAGCGAAGCGTGGCGGCGCGGTCTGCTGAGTGAGGGCCAGATTGCCCGGCTGCTGCAGTTGGATCGGGCTGAGGTGCGCGAACTGATCGATGAATATGAAGCGGTTCAGGGTTTGGACAGCGCCCCTGCGAGGCGCCTTGTCTGA
- a CDS encoding LysR family transcriptional regulator yields the protein MSDPTSKLSWDDLRVVQAVARTGALAAAAQTLGINVTTITRRLAKVEEVLGVALFDRRRAGYVATAQGGEVVALAERVELDVIGVARRVSGHAHGHAGELRITTSDSLLLYFLTPMIASFKACNPAVRVEVTVGNGALNLARGEADIAIRATEKPPENLFGRKVSMIAWAPYRAWSDKVADSHAGPDRQWVSYGGRLSGLKAADFVAARVPPDAIGYRTDSVAGAAAAIAAGMGVGYLPCMLGDLSPDLQRIGPIEPALSDDLWLLTHPDIRRSGRVYAFMTHCSEAIAHSRELVEGRLGATSVHGAAPDHLWRSVRFPGVSR from the coding sequence ATGAGCGACCCAACTAGCAAGCTTTCCTGGGACGACCTTCGGGTCGTCCAAGCCGTCGCTCGGACAGGCGCGCTGGCGGCGGCAGCCCAGACGCTGGGCATTAACGTCACGACGATCACGCGCCGGCTCGCCAAGGTCGAGGAGGTGCTAGGAGTCGCGCTCTTCGACCGCCGCCGGGCTGGCTATGTCGCCACAGCGCAGGGCGGGGAGGTGGTGGCCCTTGCCGAGCGCGTGGAACTGGATGTGATCGGCGTCGCCCGGCGGGTCTCAGGCCATGCGCATGGGCACGCCGGAGAACTGCGCATCACGACCAGCGACTCGCTTCTGCTCTACTTCCTCACGCCGATGATCGCGTCGTTCAAGGCATGCAATCCAGCGGTTCGAGTCGAAGTCACCGTCGGCAACGGCGCGTTGAACCTGGCTCGCGGCGAGGCTGACATCGCCATCCGCGCAACCGAGAAACCGCCGGAGAATCTGTTCGGGCGGAAGGTCTCTATGATCGCCTGGGCTCCTTACCGCGCCTGGTCGGACAAGGTCGCCGACAGTCACGCTGGACCTGACCGACAATGGGTGTCCTACGGCGGCAGACTTTCAGGCTTGAAGGCCGCCGATTTTGTGGCGGCGCGCGTGCCACCAGACGCCATCGGCTACCGTACAGACTCGGTGGCCGGCGCCGCGGCGGCCATCGCAGCGGGTATGGGCGTAGGGTACCTGCCTTGCATGCTGGGGGACCTATCACCCGACCTGCAACGGATCGGGCCTATCGAACCTGCGCTCAGTGACGACCTTTGGCTGCTGACCCACCCCGATATCCGCCGGTCGGGTCGCGTCTACGCGTTCATGACCCATTGCTCCGAAGCCATCGCCCATAGCCGCGAGCTCGTCGAGGGACGGCTCGGCGCCACCTCCGTACACGGCGCCGCACCGGACCATCTCTGGCGCTCGGTCAGGTTTCCGGGAGTATCGCGGTAA
- a CDS encoding Rid family hydrolase, with the protein MTTPSTAIEKQAAYLGVPWEDAYGYAQAIKVGNTIRVSGQLSHDDQGNLIAPASLDRNGRPSDFSAMEAQMRATYANAAKVLGQFGASLDNVVEETLFVLDVDAAFAVASRVRGEAYDVARPKVASNLIGVSRLAFPAQIIEITFTAILPET; encoded by the coding sequence ATGACGACGCCAAGCACAGCCATCGAGAAGCAAGCCGCCTATCTCGGCGTTCCGTGGGAGGACGCCTACGGCTACGCCCAGGCGATCAAGGTGGGGAACACGATCCGCGTGTCGGGCCAACTGAGCCACGACGACCAGGGGAATCTGATCGCGCCAGCCTCGCTGGACAGGAACGGTCGCCCCTCCGACTTTTCGGCGATGGAGGCGCAGATGCGCGCCACCTACGCCAACGCGGCCAAGGTTCTGGGGCAGTTCGGGGCCAGCCTTGACAACGTCGTCGAAGAAACCCTCTTCGTGCTGGACGTCGATGCGGCTTTCGCCGTCGCGTCAAGGGTTCGAGGCGAAGCCTACGACGTTGCGCGCCCCAAGGTGGCCAGCAACCTGATCGGCGTGTCGCGCCTGGCCTTTCCCGCACAGATCATCGAGATCACCTTTACCGCGATACTCCCGGAAACCTGA
- a CDS encoding methyl-accepting chemotaxis protein codes for MMGFSRQYRSEPGRIVEALDKALAIIEFDPKGTILAANAVFCRLMGYEPAEIVGKHHSLFVDPEFARSQAYRDFWLKLGRGEFDSQEYLRLGNHGKQVWIQASYNPVRNARGQVTSIVKVATDTTAAHLKHAAFEAKIDAISRVQGVIEFTPDGEIKDANDNFLALVGYKLSDIKGKHHRLFVDDAYAQSAAYRELWAKLNAGEFVSGEFKRLSRSGQPVWIQASYNPIFDLKGNVTSVVKFATDVTGRVRAVSEVADGLAQLADNNLVHRLTRPFDLAFEALRTDYNTSLDGLQATMSRVVAGAKTINVGNQEIAASTDGLSRRIEQQAASLEETAAALDQITATVKQTAEGAFQAAVAASGARTGTALSSTVLQSAAAVMNEISDSSKKITLIIGVMDEIAFQTNLLALNAGVEAARAGESGRGFAVVAQEVRALAQRSAVAAREIKTLIASSSEEVKRGVELVGETVSALGGVTEKVDLIDSLLSQMAVAAREQATGLGEVNIAVNHMDQMTQQNAAMIEQATSAASRLRAEAAELAALMDQFRIGQSELARLEGAGAPLRLAASGR; via the coding sequence ATGATGGGTTTCTCGCGGCAGTATCGATCGGAGCCTGGTCGTATCGTCGAGGCCTTGGACAAGGCGCTGGCGATTATCGAGTTCGATCCTAAGGGAACCATCCTGGCCGCAAACGCCGTGTTCTGCCGGCTCATGGGCTATGAGCCTGCCGAGATCGTCGGCAAGCACCACAGCCTCTTTGTTGATCCCGAATTCGCCCGATCTCAGGCCTACAGAGACTTTTGGCTAAAACTTGGTCGTGGCGAGTTCGACAGCCAGGAATATTTGCGCCTCGGCAATCACGGCAAACAGGTCTGGATCCAGGCCTCCTACAATCCGGTCCGCAACGCCCGTGGTCAGGTGACAAGTATTGTCAAGGTGGCGACGGACACCACGGCGGCGCACCTGAAGCACGCGGCTTTCGAGGCCAAGATCGACGCGATTTCCCGCGTACAGGGCGTGATTGAATTCACGCCCGACGGCGAGATCAAGGACGCCAACGACAATTTCCTCGCACTCGTCGGTTACAAACTCTCCGACATCAAAGGCAAACATCACCGGTTGTTCGTTGACGACGCCTATGCTCAATCCGCCGCCTATCGCGAGCTCTGGGCAAAGCTGAATGCGGGTGAGTTCGTCTCCGGCGAGTTCAAGCGCCTGAGCCGCTCGGGACAGCCGGTCTGGATTCAGGCTTCTTACAACCCGATCTTCGACCTGAAGGGGAATGTCACCTCGGTCGTCAAGTTCGCCACGGACGTGACCGGTCGTGTTCGCGCTGTGTCCGAGGTGGCCGATGGGCTGGCGCAGCTCGCGGACAACAATCTCGTTCACCGGCTCACCCGGCCATTTGATCTCGCTTTCGAGGCGCTTCGAACTGACTACAACACCTCCCTGGACGGGCTGCAGGCCACCATGTCGCGGGTGGTCGCGGGGGCGAAGACGATCAACGTGGGCAATCAGGAGATCGCAGCCTCAACGGATGGGCTGTCGCGCCGAATTGAGCAGCAGGCGGCCAGTCTTGAGGAAACCGCCGCGGCGCTCGATCAAATCACCGCCACGGTGAAACAGACGGCCGAAGGCGCTTTCCAGGCGGCGGTCGCAGCGTCCGGCGCGCGAACAGGGACAGCGCTTTCAAGCACCGTCTTGCAAAGCGCCGCCGCCGTGATGAACGAGATCAGCGACAGCTCGAAGAAGATCACCCTGATCATCGGGGTCATGGACGAGATCGCGTTTCAGACCAACCTCCTCGCGCTGAACGCCGGCGTCGAAGCCGCTCGCGCCGGAGAGTCCGGCCGGGGCTTCGCCGTCGTGGCGCAGGAGGTGCGGGCTCTGGCCCAGCGCTCGGCGGTCGCCGCCCGCGAAATCAAGACCTTGATCGCCTCGAGTTCGGAGGAGGTGAAGCGGGGAGTTGAGCTGGTCGGCGAAACGGTCAGCGCCCTGGGCGGCGTCACGGAGAAGGTGGACCTTATCGATTCCCTGCTCTCGCAGATGGCGGTGGCCGCGCGCGAGCAGGCGACAGGCCTCGGCGAGGTCAATATCGCGGTGAACCACATGGACCAGATGACTCAACAGAACGCCGCCATGATCGAGCAGGCGACAAGCGCGGCTTCTCGGCTCAGGGCCGAGGCGGCCGAGTTGGCGGCGCTGATGGATCAGTTCCGTATCGGCCAGAGCGAACTGGCGCGGCTTGAAGGCGCAGGCGCTCCGCTTCGGCTCGCCGCTTCCGGCCGTTGA